A genome region from Triticum aestivum cultivar Chinese Spring chromosome 2B, IWGSC CS RefSeq v2.1, whole genome shotgun sequence includes the following:
- the LOC123041888 gene encoding cytosolic sulfotransferase 8 — protein MAMATPTPPSASCCLVGPVPFTDVVGGEEDDRITPPECGHIISTLPTIAFNGRFVHHQYQGAWVIHERMPGVLSFQRRFTPRPGDVLLASPPKCGTTWLKAMSFAIMARAAYPPSAADHPLRRLNPHECVPFIDDLFSAGHDTKLEALPSPRLMNTHMQHSLLPASVADNPNAKIVYICREPKDMLVSMWHFGNTIHPCEFSDLFQSVCDGKTTDGPMWDHVLGYWKASKASPERVLFLRYEEMLLIPVDNVIKLAQFLGVPFSAADEPARLPADIMKLCSIETMKGLEANKTGTSGLFYKFPHEANFRKGVIGDWVNHMTPEMAQRLDAIVEDKLLGSGLSFGS, from the exons ATGGCCATGGCCACTCCTACTCCTCCAAGCGCATCTTGCTGCCTCGTAGGTCCCGTCCCGTTCACAGATGTCGTCGGCGGCGAAGAGGACGACCGGATCACCCCGCCCGAGTGCGGGCATATCATCTCCACCTTGCCGACCATCGCCTTCAATGGCCGCTTCGTGCACCACCAATATCAGGGCGCTTGGGTGATCCACGAGAGGATGCCCGGGGTCCTCTCTTTCCAGCGGCGCTTCACCCCGCGCCCCGGCGACGTGCTCCTCGCGAGCCCGCCCAAGTGCGGCACCACATGGCTCAAGGCCATGTCCTTCGCCATCATGGCTCGGGCGGCATACCCGCCCTCCGCCGCTGACCACCCGCTCCGTCGCCTCAACCCACACGAGTGCGTCCCCTTCATTGACGATCTATTCAGCGCAGGGCACGACACCAAGCTGGAGGCGCTGCCGTCGCCTAGACTCATGAACACGCACATGCAGCACTCCCTGCTGCCCGCCTCCGTTGCTGACAATCCCAACGCCAAGATCGTCTACATCTGCAG GGAACCCAAGGATATGCTGGTATCCATGTGGCATTTTGGCAATACCATTCACCCATGCGAATTCTCAGATCTGTTTCAGAGTGTATGTGATGGCAAGACCACAGATGGCCCCATGTGGGACCACGTTCTTGGTTACTGGAAGGCAAGCAAAGCCAGTCCGGAGAGGGTCTTGTTCCTGAGGTACGAGGAGATGCTGCTCATTCCGGTTGACAATGTCATAAAGCTGGCGCAATTTCTCGGGGTGCCGTTCTCAGCTGCCGACGAGCCGGCAAGACTTCCGGCAGACATTATGAAGCTGTGTAGCATTGAGACGATGAAAGGTCTAGAAGCGAACAAGACAGGCACCTCCGGGCTATTTTACAAGTTCCCGCATGAAGCCAACTTCAGGAAAGGGGTGATTGGAGATTGGGTGAACCATATGACGCCAGAGATGGCACAGCGCTTGGACGCCATTGTTGAGGACAAGCTCCTTGGATCAGGGCTGTCTTTTGGCTCTTAA
- the LOC123041887 gene encoding cytosolic sulfotransferase 12 — MAMAAPTPSASCCLVGPVPFNDVVGAEDDDRITPPEGYGHIISTLPTIGILGRFVHHQYQGAWLLHERIPGVLSFQRRFSPRPGDVLLTSPPKCGTTWLKAMAFATMGRAAYPPTAADHPLRRLNPHECVPFIDDLFSAGHDAKLEALPSPRLLSTHMQHSLLPASLAENPNAKIVYICRFSGFILPSTSRAC; from the coding sequence ATGGCCATGGCCGCTCCAACTCCAAGCGCATCCTGCTGCCTCGTAGGCCCCGTCCCGTTCAACGACGTTGTCGGGGCCGAAGACGACGACCGCATCACCCCGCCCGAAGGGTACGGGCACATCATCTCCACCTTGCCGACCATCGGCATTCTAGGCCGCTTTGTGCACCACCAATACCAGGGCGCTTGGCTGCTCCACGAGAGGATCCCTGGGGTCCTCTCTTTCCAGCGGCGCTTCTCTCCGCGCCCCGGCGACGTGCTCCTCACAAGCCCGCCCAAGTGCGGCACCACGTGGCTGAAGGCCATGGCCTTCGCCACCATGGGGCGGGCCGCGTAcccgcccaccgccgccgaccaCCCGCTCCGCCGCCTGAACCCACACGAGTGCGTCCCCTTCATCGACGATCTGTTCAGCGCAGGACACGATGCCAAGCTGGAGGCGCTGCCGTCGCCTAGACTCCTGAGCACGCACATGCAACACTCCCTGCTGCCCGCCTCCCTTGCTGAAAACCCCAACGCAAAGATCGTCTACATCTGCAGGTTTAGTGGCTTCATACTCCCATCAACATCACGCGCATGTTAA